One Osmerus eperlanus chromosome 13, fOsmEpe2.1, whole genome shotgun sequence genomic region harbors:
- the LOC134031993 gene encoding palmitoyltransferase ZDHHC15B-like: MDHHCPWVNNCVGFSNYKFFLLFLSYSMLYCIFIGATVFQYFIKFWVGDLPNGRTKFHVLFLMFVALMFFVSLMFLFGYHCWLVAKNRSTLEAFSAPVFVTGPDRNGFNVGLKRNLEQVFGEDKRLWFIPVCTSQGNGHYFPLKSQSESRNPLLANEEGWDEEEDESEEGCLDLDPSVTIEMEEKLGHFVEL; the protein is encoded by the exons ATGGATCATCATTGTCCATG GGTTAACAACTGCGTGGGCTTCTCCAACTACAAGTTCTTCCTGCTGTTCCtctcctactccatgctctacTGCATCTTCATTGGAGCCACTGTCTTTCAGTACTTTATCAAATTCTGGGTG GGGGACCTGCCCAACGGACGCACTAAGTTCCATGTCCTCTTCCTCATGTTTGTGGCACTCATGTTCTTCGTCAGTCTTATGTTCCTATTTGGTTACCACTGCTGGCTGGTGGCCAAGAACAGGTCCACTCTGG AGGCCTTTTCTGCACCAGTCTTTGTAACTGGTCCAGACAGGAACGGCTTCAACGTAGGCCTGAAGAGGAACTTGGAGCAAGTGTTTGGAGAAGACAAGAGGCTGTGGTTCATCCCTGTTTGTACCAG CCAAGGAAACGGACATTACTTCCCCCTCAAGAGCCAAAGTGAGTCCAGGAACCCCTTACTGGCAAATGAGGAGGgctgggatgaggaagaggacgagTCAGAGGAAGGCTGCTTGG ATCTGGACCCTTCGGTTACAATAGAGATGGAAGA AAAACTGGGACACTTTGTAGAGCTCTGA